The Impatiens glandulifera chromosome 3, dImpGla2.1, whole genome shotgun sequence genome contains a region encoding:
- the LOC124930513 gene encoding 11S globulin seed storage protein 1-like → MNTSLLSLSFLLIIFLGTVSARSRGQSEHGFSQEDQAQCQLQRLNAQEPTFRIQAEAGESQIWDWKDDQFRCAGVVAARHTINPRGLFLPSYSNAPLLMYIVKGNGMSGVLMPGCPETFQSSQESQQQDDEKSTRFHDQHQKIRRFRQGDVIAIGAGWTHWCYNDGNEDVVAIVVEDTGNNLNQLDQNPRKFFLAGNPQQGFGGAEQQGREKYYQAHQKGEKQNAGNVFHGIEEELLVQIFGIDRETARKLRGEDDKRGHIVRVEQGFQVISPPSRREEQERRFDNNGLEETVCSTKLIENINDPSRADIFNPQAGRFNTLTSYDLPILKSLKLSAERGVLYRNALVSPHYKLNAHSILYCTRGDAKIQITDQSGSCVFDEVVREGQMVVVPQNFVMVKQAGEQGFEWVAFRTNDVAMQGTLAGRTSALRGLPADVIAASYRVSREQAMRLKTNREETLMFESRSRSPRVAAA, encoded by the exons ATGAACACTTCACTGCTCTCTCTCTCCTTCCTCCTCATCATCTTCTTGGGCACTGTCTCCGCCAGGAGCAGGGGACAGTCTGAACATGGCTTTAGCCAAGAAGACCAGGCACAGTGCCAACTTCAGAGGCTCAATGCCCAAGAACCCACATTTAGAATCCAGGCCGAGGCCGGCGAGTCCCAGATCTGGGACTGGAAGGATGATCAGTTCCGCTGCGCCGGAGTTGTCGCCGCCAGGCATACTATTAACCCACGTGGACTCTTCCTGCCTTCCTACTCCAACGCCCCTCTCCTCATGTACATTGTAAAAGGTAACGGTATGTCTGGAGTTTTGATGCCTGGATGCCCAGAGACATTCCAATCATCTCAGGAATCCCAGCAGCAGGATGATGAGAAATCCACTAGGTTCCACGACCAGCACCAAAAGATCCGACGATTCCGACAAGGAGACGTCATTGCCATCGGCGCCGGCTGGACCCACTGGTGCTACAACGACGGTAACGAGGATGTGGTAGCCATAGTCGTTGAGGATACCGGCAATAACCTAAATCAGCTCGACCAAAACCCACGC AAATTCTTCCTCGCTGGAAACCCACAACAAGGATTCGGAGGGGCAGAACAACAGGGGAGAGAAAAATACTACCAGGCCCACCAGAAAGGCGAGAAGCAGAACGCCGGCAACGTCTTCCATGGAATCGAGGAGGAACTTCTGGTTCAGATTTTCGGAATAGACAGAGAGACAGCCAGGAAGCTTCGCGGAGAAGACGATAAGAGAGGTCACATTGTCCGCGTGGAACAGGGCTTTCAAGTCATCAGCCCACCATCGAGGAGGGAGGAGCAAGAAAGAAGATTCGACAACAACGGCTTGGAAGAAACCGTTTGCTCTACCAAGTTAATCGAGAACATCAACGACCCTTCCCGCGCCGATATCTTCAACCCACAGGCCGGCAGGTTCAATACCCTAACCAGCTACGACCTACCCATTCTCAAATCCTTGAAATTAAGCGCAGAGAGAGGGGTTCTTTACAGG AACGCACTGGTGAGTCCTCACTATAAGCTAAACGCACACAGCATTCTATACTGTACGAGAGGAGACGCTAAGATTCAGATAACTGACCAGAGCGGCAGCTGCGTGTTCGATGAGGTGGTCCGTGAAGGACAGATGGTGGTGGTCCCGCAGAACTTCGTGATGGTTAAACAAGCCGGTGAACAGGGATTCGAATGGGTTGCCTTCAGGACCAATGACGTCGCCATGCAAGGAACCCTAGCAGGACGGACGTCGGCCCTTCGCGGCCTTCCCGCCGACGTGATTGCGGCTTCTTACCGAGTTTCAAGGGAACAAGCCATGAGGTTGAAGACCAACCGGGAGGAGACTTTGATGTTTGAGTCCAGGTCCCGTTCCCCCAGAGTGGCGGCGGCTTAA
- the LOC124930512 gene encoding 11S globulin seed storage protein 1-like has product MNTSLLSLSFLLIIFLGTVSARSRGQSEHGFSQEDQAQCQLQRLNAQEPTFRIQAEAGESQIWDWKDDQFRCAGVVAARHTINPRGLFLPSYSNAPLLMYIVKGNGMSGVLMPGCPETFQSSQESQQQDDEKSTRFHDQHQKIRRFRQGDVIAIGAGWTHWCYNDGNEDVVAIVVEDTGNNLNQLDQNPRKFFLAGNPQQGFGGAEQQGREKYYQAHQKGEKQNAGNVFHGIEEELLVQIFGIDRETARKLRGEDDKRGHIVRVEQGFQVISPPSRREEQERRFDNNGLEETVCSTKLIENINDPSRADIFNPQAGRFNTLTSYDLPILKSLKLSAERGVLYRNALVSPHYKLNAHSILYCTRGDAKIQITDQSGSCVFDEVVREGQMVVVPQNFVMVKEAGEQGFEWVAFRTNDVAMQGTLAGRTSALRGLPADVIAASYRVSREQAMRLKTNREETLMFESRSRSPRVAAA; this is encoded by the exons ATGAACACTTCACTGCTCTCTCTCTCCTTCCTCCTCATCATCTTCTTGGGCACTGTCTCCGCCAGGAGCAGGGGACAGTCTGAACATGGCTTTAGCCAAGAAGACCAGGCACAGTGCCAACTTCAGAGGCTCAATGCCCAAGAACCCACATTTAGAATCCAGGCCGAGGCCGGCGAGTCCCAGATCTGGGACTGGAAGGATGATCAGTTCCGCTGCGCCGGAGTTGTCGCCGCCAGGCATACTATTAACCCACGTGGACTCTTCCTGCCTTCTTACTCCAACGCCCCTCTCCTCATGTACATTGTCAAAGGTAACGGTATGTCTGGAGTTTTGATGCCTGGATGCCCAGAGACATTCCAATCATCTCAGGAATCCCAGCAGCAGGATGATGAGAAATCCACTAGGTTCCACGACCAGCACCAGAAGATCCGACGATTCCGACAAGGAGACGTCATTGCCATCGGCGCCGGCTGGACCCACTGGTGCTACAACGACGGTAACGAGGATGTGGTAGCCATAGTCGTTGAGGATACCGGCAATAACCTAAATCAGCTCGACCAAAACCCACGC AAATTCTTCCTCGCTGGAAACCCACAACAAGGATTCGGAGGGGCAGAACAACAGGGGAGAGAAAAATACTACCAGGCCCACCAGAAAGGCGAGAAGCAGAACGCCGGCAACGTCTTCCATGGAATCGAGGAGGAACTTCTGGTTCAGATTTTCGGAATAGACAGAGAGACAGCCAGGAAGCTTCGCGGAGAAGACGATAAGAGAGGTCACATTGTCCGCGTGGAACAGGGCTTTCAAGTCATCAGCCCACCATCGAGGAGGGAGGAGCAAGAAAGAAGATTCGACAACAACGGCTTGGAAGAAACCGTTTGCTCTACCAAGTTAATCGAGAACATCAACGACCCTTCCCGCGCCGATATCTTCAACCCACAGGCCGGCAGGTTCAATACCCTAACCAGCTACGACCTACCCATTCTCAAATCCTTGAAATTAAGCGCAGAGAGAGGGGTTCTTTACAGG AACGCACTGGTGAGTCCTCACTATAAGCTAAACGCACACAGCATTCTATACTGTACGAGAGGAGACGCTAAGATTCAGATAACTGACCAGAGCGGCAGCTGCGTGTTCGATGAGGTGGTCCGTGAAGGACAGATGGTGGTGGTCCCGCAGAACTTCGTGATGGTTAAAGAAGCCGGTGAACAGGGATTCGAATGGGTTGCCTTCAGGACCAATGACGTCGCCATGCAAGGAACCCTAGCAGGACGGACGTCGGCCCTTCGCGGCCTTCCCGCCGACGTGATTGCGGCTTCTTACCGAGTTTCAAGGGAACAAGCCATGAGGTTGAAGACCAACCGGGAGGAGACTTTGATGTTTGAGTCCAGGTCCCGTTCCCCCAGAGTGGCGGCGGCTTAA
- the LOC124930514 gene encoding protein IWS1 homolog 1-like, giving the protein MTYNDPYLDENRVPLMDVNDTSVKSDHENTFGYFNCGEEDGIDEDGVSKSRTLRRESDNDGAYKRESMAKDYGGEGSRKSEKRDKHGKNKVREQDRDQATTDSEVKDGEEEDEDLFKMRKKKKKHHRSAAEISMLIENVMAELEIAAEEDVELNKQSKPAISKLKKLSLLQEVFSKKQLQAELLDHGVLTLLKTWLEPLPDGSLPNINIREVILQILQDFPIYLEQSGRRDQLKKSGLGKVIIFLSKSNEEIMSNKRLAKEVVDKWCRSIFNNNARFEDMKKYGDERIPSRKSSKKTRMKYRDDDINFAELPKGLNSRHSSSRNHVSRPEAMPMDFIVRPPSKVDPDAIRACSKQVVQDQIRLKIQKKLKQLKAPKKKQLQAKKISVEGRGMVL; this is encoded by the exons ATGACTTACAATGATCC GTACCTCGACGAGAATAGAGTGCCATTGATGGATGTCAATGACACAAGTGTGAAGTCTGATCATGAGAATACATTTGGTTATTTCAACTGCGGTGAAGAAGATGGTATCGATGAAGACGGAGTTTCCAAATCGAGGACACTGAGGAGGGAGTCTGATAATGATGGCGCCTATAAGAGAGAATCGATGGCTAAGGATTATGGTGGTGAAGGAAGTAGAAAATCAGAAAAAAGAGATAAGCATGGCAAAAACAAGGTAAGGGAACAAGACCGAGATCAAGCAACTACTGATTCTGAG GTTAAAGATggcgaagaagaagatgaagatctcttcaaaatgagaaagaaaaagaagaaacacCATAGAAGTGCTGCAGAAATCTCAATGCTAATTGAAAATGTGATGGCAGAGCTAGAAATTGCTGCTGAGGAAGATGTGGAGCTTAATAAACAATCCAAGCCAGCTATAAGTAAACTCAAGAAACTCTCTCTTCTTCAAGAAGTTTTTTCCAA GAAACAATTGCAAGCTGAACTTTTAGATCATGGAGTCCTAACCTTGTTAAAGACTTGGTTAGAACCTCTCCCAGATGGAAGCTTGCCAAATATTAACATCCGGGAAGTTATATTACAGATCTTACAAGAT TTTCCAATTTATTTAGAGCAGTCTGGCAGAAGGGATCAACTAAAGAAGAGTGGTCTTGGAAAG gtgattatatttttatcgaAGTCAAATGAAGAGATCATGTCCAACAAAAGACTTGCAAAGGAAGTGGTTGATAAATGg TGTCGATCAATATTCAATAACAATGCAAGATTTGAAGACATGAAGAAGTACGGGGATGAGAGGATTCCATCTCGGAAGTCATCTAAAAA GACAAGAATGAAATATAGGGATGATGATATTAACTTTGCTGAACTACCAAA GGGTCTAAATTCAAGACATTCATCCTCTCGGAATCATGTTTCAAGGCCTGAGGCAATGCCAATGGACTTTATTGTTCGCCCACCATCTAAAGTTGACCCTGATGCAATAAGGGCATGCTCTAAACAAGTTGTTCAAGATCAAATTCGACTTAAG ATACAAAAGAAGTTGAAGCAGTTGAAAGCACCTAA